One window of the Colletotrichum destructivum chromosome 6, complete sequence genome contains the following:
- a CDS encoding Putative WD40/YVTN repeat-like-containing domain superfamily, with protein sequence MSTVLPPPSKRQKRETLAKTQTQQDVTAVAPGLEGSFKARFVDGEGQQLAEVIEVPLADASEKNLTLLLNTLQGKDREEFLPYKFRIHIPDTDIIVDQYPTNLLELLRSHGVANPFETTVTLSAEPQAVFKVQAVTRMAHRIPGHGEAILSAQFSPETSKRLATGGGDKTARIWDTETGTPKFTLAGHAGWVLCVAWSADGRRLATGSMDKTVRLWDPDKGVAVGQPLTGHAKWVTNIAWEPYHLWRDGTPRLASASKDATVRIWVVNTGRTEHVLSGHKSSVSCVKWGGTGLVYTASHDKTVKVWDAVKGTLVHTLSSHAHWVNHLALSTEFALRTGFFDHTPTPDTEEARRTKAKERFEKAAKLQGKVAERLVSASDDFTMYLWDPSQGTKPVARMLGHQKQVNHVTFSPDGTLIASAGWDNHTKIWSARDGKFINTLRGHVAPVYQCAFSADSRLLVTASKDTTLKVWSMATCKLQVDLPGHQDEVYAVDWSPRDGQRVGSGGKDKAVRLWCH encoded by the exons ATGTCGACGGTATTACCCCCGCCGTCGAAGCGCCAAAAGCGCGAGACCCTCGCCAAGACCCAGACGCAACAAGATGTTACCGCCGTTGCGCCTGGTCTCGAGGGCTCGTTCAAGGCccgcttcgtcgacggcgaaggacagcagctggccgaggtgaTCGAAGTgcccctcgccgacgcctctGAGAAGAACCTCACGCTGCTCCTTAACACCCTGCAGGGCAAG GACAGGGAAGAGTTCCTCCCGTACAAGTTCCGAATCCACATCCCCGACACGGACATCATTGTCGACCAATACCCCACGAatctcctcgagctcctccgcaGCCATGGCGTCGCGAACCCCTTCGAGACGACCGTCACCCTCAGCGCCGAGCCCCAGGCCGTGTTCAAGGTGCAGGCCGTCACGCGCATGGCCCACCGCATCCCTGGCCACGGCGAGGCCATCCTGTCGGCCCAGTTCTCCCCCGAGACGAGCAAGAGGTTAgcgacgggcggcggtgacAAGACGGCCAGGATATGGGACACGGAGACGGGCACGCCCAAGttcaccctcgccggccacGCCGGCTGGGTCCTCTGCGTCGCCTGGtcggccgacggccgccgtcTGGCCACGGGGAGCATGGACAAGACGGTGCGCCTCTGGGACCCGGACAaaggcgtcgccgtcggccagccCCTGACGGGCCACGCCAAATGGGTCACCAACATCGCCTGGGAGCCCTACCATCTCTGGCGCGACGGCACGCCGCgcctcgccagcgccagcaAGGACGCCACGGTGCGCATTTGGGTCGTTAACACGGGCAGGACAGAGCACGTCCTCTCGGGCCACAAGAGCAGCGTCAGCTGCGTGAAATGGggcggcaccggcctcgTCTACACGGCCAGCCACGACAAGACGGTCAAGGTCTGGGATGCCGTCAAGGGCACCCTCGTGCACACCCTGTCGTCGCACGCCCACTGGGTCAACCACCTCGCGCTGTCGACCGAGTTCGCCCTCCGgacgggcttcttcgacCACACGCCCACCCCGGACACGGAGGAGGCGCGGCgcaccaaggccaaggagcgcttcgagaaggccgccaagcTTCAGGGCAAGGTCGCGGAGCGCCTCGTGTCGGCCAGCGACGACTTCACAATGTACCTCTGGGACCCGTCGCAGGGCACCAAGCCCGTGGCGCGGATGCTGGGCCACCAGAAACAGGTGAACCACGTCACCTTCTCGCCCGACGGCACTCTCATCGCCAGTGCCGGGTGGGACAACCACACTAAGATCTGGAGCGCGCGCGACGGCAAGTTCATCAACACACTGCGCGGGCACGTCGCGCCCGTGTACCAGTgcgccttctcggccgactCGCGGCTTCTCGTGACGGCGTCCAAGGACACGACGCTCAAGGTGTGGTCCATGGCGACGTGCAAGCTGCAGGTCGACCTCCCGGGCCACCAGGACGAGGTGTACGCCGTCGACTGGAGCCCGAGGGACGGCCAGCGCGTGGGAagcggcggcaaggacaaggccGTCCGCTTGTGGTGTCActga
- a CDS encoding Putative glycosyl transferase, family 20, HAD-superfamily hydrolase, subfamily IIB, HAD superfamily: MTVFIASLFLPKTVHFALPGTPQRGDALRRARTDKPKRPEADRQPSLFNPIRDITPPITPTEEVAAKDPFTNEDGFRIFPEEERKLGAPIDKGSPKWGARATQPKSRASSPPPAIIAEHSRTLEKARELGRQGVTQPRPLARSDSHDRVFAHANWRIMNADQGNGGLRNAAEAAARDGKLGEYTWVGTLGMPTDAIDGSQQKQDIEDRLATEHDMLAVFTSDKDFDGHYSHFCKQILWPVFHYQIPDNPKSKAFEDHSWKYYVNVNQAFADKIVKNWKRGDVIWVHDYHLLLVPGMVRKKLPDAKIGFFLHVAFPSSEVFRCLAVRKQLLEGMLGANLIGFQIHEYTRHFLQTCSRLLNVEATTDGLQLEDRFVDVVNLPIGIDPVSLSEHRGDNDVKTWVEIMRERYRGKKLIVARDKLDHVRGVRQKLLSYELFLNKNPEWRDKIVLIQVALSGSEKSDLDATVSDIVTRVNSSWANLAYQPVVYLKQDIDYPQYLALLTMADALMITSQREGMNLTSHEYLFCQDGEVFSEKKHGSLILSEFTGTSSLFGGNELAVNPWDYRQCADAIKKALEMGDEEKERRWRALYSAVMHHTGSHWFSEFLSRLDRVYDEQHKHDQTSVPRLNINTLAARYQRSDRRLFILDYEGTLVSWGPMNQIIPVSPQRTLDVLNELLLDERNTVYIMSGRRPEELDRLFRRVPNLGLIAENGCFLKDCGKNTWQEMADREQISSWKESVKSIMTYYLERTPGAEIEERRCSLIFHYKSAEDYESAARQASDCASHVNDACEEQRVHAIPLDGSIVVEPIDWTKSTAAEKIFEDLRIHMEPDAEHQSPVDFLMVVGDGREDEKVFKWANALGRDKVVEDVVTVSLHSRNTEAGFTLTQGVSGVLLALQKLATTQ, from the exons ATGACTGTCTTCATCGCATCATT ATTCCTCCCCAAAACCGTCCACTTCGCCCTTCCCGGCACCCCACAACGGGGAGACGCTTTGCGCCGCGCCAGAACCGACAAGCCCAAACGTCCCGAAGCCGATCGCCAGCCGAGTCTCTTCAACCCGATCCGCGACATCACGCCCCCGATCACGCCCACTGAAGAAGTAGCCGCCAAGGACCCCTTCACGAACGAGGATGGCTTCCGCATCTTtcccgaggaggagcgcaagCTTGGTGCCCCCATCGACAAGGGCTCCCCCAAATGGGGTGCTCGAGCAACCCAGCCCAAGTCGCGCGCGAGCTCGCCTCCgcccgccatcatcgccgagcaCAGCCGCACACTCGAGAAGGCCAgggagctgggccgccaaGGCGTCACGCAGCCTCGTCCTCTCGCTAGAAGCGACAGCCACGACCGCGTCTTCGCCCACGCCAACTGGCGCATTATGAATGCCGACCAAGGCAACGGCGGACTGCGCaatgccgccgaggccgccgcccgcgacggcAAGCTTGGCGAGTACACCTGGGTCGGCACTCTTGGCATGCCCACCGACGCCATCGATGGCTcccagcagaagcaggaCATCGAGGACCGCCTAGCCACCGAGCACGACATgctcgccgtcttcacctcgGACAAGGACTTTGACGGCCACTACTCGCACTTTTGCAAGCAGATCCTGTGGCCCGTCTTCCACTACCAGATCCCTGACAACCCCAAGAGCAAGGCCTTCGAGGACCACTCATGGAAGTACTACGTCAACGTCAACCAGGCCTTCGCCGACAAGATTGTTAAGAACTGGAAGCGCGGCGACGTCATCTGGGTCCACGACTACCACCTGCTGCTCGTCCCCGGCATGGTCCGCAAGAAGCTGCCCGATGCCAAGATCGGCTTCTTCCTGCACGTCGCCTTCCCCTCGTCCGAGGTCTTCCGATGCCTGGCTGTGCGcaagcagctcctcgagggcATGCTCGGCGCCAACCTCATCGGCTTCCAGATCCACGAGTACACCCGCCACTTCCTCCAGACCTGCAGCAGGCTGCTCAACGTCGAGGCCACCACCGACGGcctccagctcgaggaccgcttcgtcgacgtcgtcaacttgcccatcggcatcgaccccGTCAGCCTCAGCGAGCACCGTGGCGACAACGACGTCAAGACGTGGGTCGAGATCATGAGGGAGCGCTACCGCGGCAAGAAGCTTATTGTCGCTCGCGACAAGCTTGACCACGTCCGTGGCGTCCGCCAGAAGCTACTGTCCTACGAGTTGTTCCTCAACAAGAACCCGGAGTGGCGCGACAAGATTGTTCTCATCCAGGTGGCCCTCTCCGGCAGCGAGAAGTCCGACTTGGACGCGACTGTTAGCGACATCGTCACCCGAGTCAACTCCTCATGGGCGAACCTGGCCTACCAGCCTGTCGTCTATCTCAAGCAGGATATCGATTACCCGCAGTACCTTGCTCTGCTGACCATGGCCGACGCCCTGATGATCACGAGCCAGCGCGAGGGCATGAACCTGACGTCGCACGAGTATCTCTTCTgccaggacggcgaggtcttTTCCGAAAAGAAGCACGGCTCGCTGATCCTGTCCGAGTTCACCGGCACGTCGTCGCTCTTTGGTGGCAACGAGCTGGCAGTCAACCCCTGGGACTACCGCCAGtgcgccgacgccatcaagaagGCGCTCGAGATgggagacgaagaaaaggaaCGCCGGTGGCGCGCCCTCTACTCGGCTGTTATGCACCACACCGGCTCGCACTGGTTCAGCGAGTTCTTATCGCGCCTGGACCGCGTGTACGACGAGCAGCACAAGCACGACCAGACCTCTGTCCCGCGcctcaacatcaacaccCTGGCCGCGAGATACCAGCGCAGCGACCGCCGGTTGTTCATTCTCGACTACGAGGGCACCTTGGTTAGCTGGGGTCCGATGAACCAGATCATTCCCGTCAGCCCTCAG CGCACTTTGGACGTCCTCAATGAACTGTTGCTCGACGAGCGCAACACTGTCTACATCATGTCCGGTCGTCGCCCCGAAGAGCTTGACCGACTGTTCCGCCGCGTCCCGAACCTTGGCCTCATTGCCGAGAACGGCTGCTTCCTCAAAGACTGCGGCAAGAACACATGGCAAGAGATGGCCGACAGGGAACAGATCTCAAGCTGGAAGGAGTCGGTCAAGTCGATCATGACCTACTACCTCGAGCGTACGCCTGGCGCCGAGATTGAGGAGCGCCGTTGCAGCCTGATTTTCCACTACAAGAGCGCCGAGGACTACGAGTCTGCGGCCCGCCAGGCTTCGGACTGCGCCAGCCACGTCAACGACGCGTGCGAGGAGCAGCGTGTCCACGCCATCCCCCTCGACGGCTCCATCGTCGTGGAGCCCATCGACTGGACCAAGAGCActgccgccgagaagatcTTTGAAGACCTGCGCATCCACATGGAGCCCGATGCGGAACACCAGAGCCCGGTCGACTTCCTCATGGTTGTGGGAGACGGACGTGAGGACGAAAAGGTGTTCAAGTGGGCCAACGCCCTTGGTCGCGACAAGGTGGTCGAAGATGTTGTGACTGTCAGCCTGCACAGCCGTAACACCGAGGCCGGTTTCACTCTGACACAGGGTGTGAGCG GTGTGTTGCTGGCTCTTCAGAAGCTCGCCACAACCCAGTAA
- a CDS encoding Putative zn(2)Cys(6) fungal-type DNA-binding domain-containing protein, with amino-acid sequence MDDARYAKRARQACEPCRRKKSRCPGERPICSFCERLGQPCVYNTPGEVPDAQQQTRRNSDMESRLASLEHKMDRLIEHLIPKPQPPEPSPSTHQVSSAKRAAPPADPGSDSNAGPVPRSPSPLSSPADARLMETGRRYLLWIHGQPITLFTEETFLPSLPSRDPELILALEALVLRYPPGSLTSQVARQLEGKARESRRMVMDRVTEGRVELSTLQSLCLLNMFHFASGHVTQSGLDLAIASHLAHSIRPSANPANAQERAHCLRSIAVLQNLQGCCTIPAGTSSSSSFSSSSSSYPISASSAIPYCSLPEPPPDDPPSPEKAISAAAADFSVVWRMAQTYAAATPVAPDAPPPWDSRSDYSRVLQCHHDMDCRAPQRFRFATNRIDRRDPAELRARRRYWMPFLLIQFVHETVPCLLNHPFLLSRRLRHLRHTMPVHFIQQSFESLSRTAGWVVFFLDVLETKALAAPPDPVVAHCVVVVATIHLQHSFVRDPVLRGKATTGFDKCMRFLARMGAVWPCVANMANNLRKLQDSIVVKPAPDRDGHTNHQNPSFSIDTRLLGDLLVYDRAGRPDAGRDQSVFGPTLRSDTGDARTAIPGDADAAEFDLVGSAGISAHKAVPDSAAVYAPDEEITAAAAVVPESAASANLGEDARGPSFEDIFFEGAWPLGDPADRFFEANDYGRAIDDWLNLDC; translated from the exons ATGGATGATGCGCGATACGCCAAGCGGGCTCGCCAGGCCTGCGAGCCATGCCG CCGCAAAAAGTCCCGGTGTCCGGGCGAGAGACCGATCTGCTCGTTCTGCGAGCGCCTCGGCCAGCCCTGCGTCTACAACACCCCCGGTGAGGTGCCCGACGCACAGCAGCAGACACGACGCAACAGCGACATG GAAAGCCGGCTGGCTAGTCTCGAGCACAAGATGGACCGTCTGATCGAGCATTTAAT TCCCAAACCGCAACCCCCCGAGCCGTCCCCGTCAACTCACCAAGTGTCGTCTGCAAAAAGAGCCGCGCCACCTGCAGACCCCGGATCGGACAGCAATGCCGGTCCTGTCCCTCGAAGCCCCAG CCCCCTCTCGAGTCCCGCCGACGCCAGGCTGATGGAAACGGGGCGGCGGTATTTACTTTGGATCCACGGCCAGCCTATTACGCTCTTTACCGAGGAAACCTTCCTGCCGTCCCTCCCGTCGCGCGACCCCGAGCTGATCCTGGCGTTGGAGGCACTGGTCCTCAGGTACCCCCCCGGTTCCCTCACGAGCCAGGTCGCGCGGCAGCTGGAGGGCAAGGCGCGGGAGTCACGCCGAATGGTGATGGACCGCGTGACCGAAGGACGGGTCGAGCTCTCGACGCTGCAGTCGCTGTGTCTGCTCAACATGTTCCACTTTGCGT CCGGGCATGTCACGCAGTCTGGCCTCGACCTGGCCATCGCCAGCCATCTCGCCCACAGCATCCGGCCATCCGCCAACCCGGCCAACGCCCAGGAGAGGGCCCACTGCCTGCGGAgcatcgccgtcctccagaACCTCCAGGGCTGCTGCACGATCCCGGCCGGCACCagctcatcttcctccttctcctcctcgtcctcctcctacCCCAtttcggcctcgtccgcgatCCCCTACTGTAGCCTCCCGGAACCCCCGCCGGACGACCCCCCGTCGCCGGAGAAGGCCATCtcggctgccgccgcggacTTCAGCGTCGTCTGGCGCATGGCCCAGacctacgccgccgccacccccgTCGCCCCGGACGCCCCGCCGCCCTGGGACTCGCGCTCCGACTACTCCCGCGTTCTGCAGTGCCACCACGACATGGACTGCCGCGCGCCCCAGCGGTTCCGCTTCGCGACGAACCGGATCGACCGGCGCGACCCGGCAGAGCTGCGCGCCCGGCGGCGGTACTGGAtgcccttcctcctcatccagTTCGTCCACGAGACCGTCCCGTGCCTGCTGAACCACCCGTTCCTGCTCTCGAGGCGGCTGCGCCACCTCCGGCACACGATGCCCGTGCACTTCATCCAGCAGTCCTTCGAGAGCCTGAGCCGCACCGCTGGCTgggtcgtcttcttcctcgacgtgCTGGAGAccaaggccctcgccgcgccgccggACCCCGTCGTGGCCCactgcgtcgtcgtcgtcgcgacGATCCACCTGCAGCACAGCTTCGTGCGCGACCCCGTCCTGCGTGgcaaggcgacgacgggcttcGACAAGTGCATGAGGTTTCTGGCGCGGATGGGGGCCGTCTGGCCGTGCGTGGCCAACATG GCAAACAACCTGAGGAAACTTCAGgacagcatcgtcgtcaaaCCCGCGCCGGACCGGGACGGCCACACCAACCACCAGAACccgtccttctccatcgACACCCGGCTCCTCGGGGACCTGCTCGTCTACGACCGCGCGGGCCGGCCAGACGCCGGCCGCGACCAGTCCGTCTTCGGCCCGACCCTGCGGTCCGACACCGGCGACGCGAGGACGGCCATCCCCGGCGACGCGGACGCCGCGGAgttcgacctcgtcggctccgCGGGCATCTCGGCGCACAAGGCGGTGCCCGACAGCGCGGCCGTCTACGCCCCGGACGAGGAGAtcacggccgcggcggccgttGTCCCGGAGAGCGCTGCCTCGGCGAACCTCGGGGAGGACGCGAGGGGCCCTTCGTTCGAGGACATCTTCTTCGAGGGCGCGTGGCCGCTCGGGGACCCGGCGGACCGGTTCTTCGAGGCGAACGACTACGGCCGGGCGATTGACGACTGGTTGAACCTCGACTGCTGA
- a CDS encoding Putative aminotransferase class IV, branched-chain amino acid aminotransferase II — MAAFPPPPVNTIDWSNVGFKVREVNGHIESTYSVSTGQWTPLKFVADPFMRIHGMAPALNYGQQAYEGLKAFRAPGDQTINIFRPDKNAVRLQHSADVVSMPRVPEDLFLAACKAAVSLNAGYVPPHETGAAMYIRPQLYGSSAQLGLSPPEEYVFAVFVIPTGVYHGTHPVKALILDDFDRAAPNGTGHAKVGGNYAPVLRFSDRARTEGYGITLHLDSVRHEDIDEFSTSGFIGVKKQGDDDVTLVVPDSKCVIDSVTSDSIQHIARSFGWKVEKRVIKYGELPTFSEVMAAGTAAALVPIRSITRRVEATSPQSLVAAAGAQERVSSAKAGEETVTFIPEGQEEAGDICLRLLSTLKGIQLGKLKDEFGWNVAVGAADGTAVAGEQKTNGSA, encoded by the exons ATGGCCGCCTTCCCGCCCCCTCCGGTCAACACCATTGACTGGTCCAATGTCGGCTTCAAGGTCCGCGAAG TCAACGGTCACATCGAGTCGACCTACTCCGTCTCGACCGGCCAATGGACGCCCCTCAAGTTTGTCGCCGACCCCTTCATGCGAATCCACGGCATGGCACCCGCCCTCAACTATGGCCAGCAGGCCTACGAGGGCCTCAAGGCCTTCCGTGCCCCCGGAGACCAGACCATCAACATCTTCCGCCCGGACAAGAACGCCGTGCGCCTGCAGCACTCGGCCGACGTCGTCTCCATGCCCCGCGTGCCCGAGGACCTCTTCCTGGCCGCCTgcaaggccgccgtctccctcAACGCCGGCTACGTCCCGCCCCACGAGACGGGCGCCGCCATGTACATCCGCCCGCAGCTGTACGGCTCGTCGGCCCAGCTCGGCCTGAGCCCGCCCGAGGAGtacgtcttcgccgtcttcgtcatccccaCGGGCGTCTACCACGGCACCCACCCGGTCAAggccctcatcctcgacgacttTGACCGCGCCGCCCCTAACGGCACGGGGCACgccaaggtcggcggcaacTACGCGCCCGTGCTGCGCTTCAGCGACCGCGCCCGCACCGAGGGCTACGGCATCACGCTGCACCTCGACAGCGTCCGGCACGAGGACATTGACGAGTTCAGCACGAGCGGTTTCATCGGCGTCAAGAagcagggcgacgacgacgtcacGCTCGTCGTGCCGGACTCCAAGTGCGTCATCGACAGCGTCACGAGCGACAGCATCCAGCACATTGCGCGCAGCTTCGGCTGGAAGGTCGAGAAGCGAGTG ATCAAGTACGGCGAGCTGCCCACCTTTTCCGAGGTCATGGCggccggcacggcggcggcgctggtgccGATCCGGTCCATCACGCGACGGGTCGAGGCGACCTCGCCGCAATCcctcgtggcggcggcgggcgcccAGGAGCGGGTCAGCAgcgccaaggccggcgaggagacggtGACGTTCATCCCTGAGGGCcaggaggaggccggcgacatctGCCTCAGGCTGCTGTCGACGCTCAAGGGCATCCAGCTCGGCAAGCTCAAGGACGAGTTCGGGTGGAACGTTGCTgtcggcgcggcggacggcACGGCGGTCGCCGGTGAGCAGAAGACGAACGGGTCGGCGTAG